One window of Salegentibacter sp. Hel_I_6 genomic DNA carries:
- the ltrA gene encoding group II intron reverse transcriptase/maturase — translation MIKELTSKKNLNQAFRQVYRNKGAAGIDNVQITGLQSILKAHGKQYARQIERGEYQVAPILGVEIPKSNGKKRLLGIPTVVDRVFQQALHQVLQPVFEPAFQNYSYGFRPNRNAHQAVAQSLENINSGYQNIVDIDLKSFFDEVAHDVLLDLIFKKVKCRATLKLLRSFLRAPIQINGKLHKRRKGVPQGSPLSPLLSNILLNELDKELEKRGHRYVRYADDFSIYVRSKPAAKRVGNSIYKFLRDKLRLPINREKSGIRKPLTFKVLGFGFVPTYKKGEKAKYQLVAEASKWEIFKSKLKYITKKTIPASFEERIHSINLLLRGWINYFKPASIQGKLKKLEEWLRNRLRYCIWHHWKKPERKRKNLIRLGINPDQAYAWSRTRMGGWAVAQSPILRTTITIKRLKMKGYVGLIEYYNR, via the coding sequence ATGATTAAAGAATTAACAAGTAAAAAGAACCTAAACCAAGCCTTCCGTCAGGTGTATCGCAACAAAGGAGCAGCAGGTATAGATAACGTCCAAATAACAGGACTCCAATCTATTCTAAAAGCTCACGGTAAACAATACGCCCGGCAGATAGAACGAGGGGAATATCAGGTGGCTCCAATACTGGGAGTTGAAATACCAAAAAGCAACGGGAAGAAACGTTTACTCGGTATTCCCACGGTTGTCGACAGGGTATTTCAGCAAGCATTACATCAGGTTTTGCAACCAGTATTTGAGCCAGCCTTTCAAAATTATAGTTATGGATTCAGACCAAACCGCAATGCCCATCAAGCCGTTGCACAGAGCCTTGAAAATATCAATTCTGGCTACCAAAACATCGTCGATATTGATTTAAAGAGCTTCTTTGATGAAGTGGCCCACGATGTACTGTTAGACTTGATATTCAAAAAGGTAAAATGCCGGGCTACTTTAAAGTTATTGCGGTCATTTTTAAGAGCTCCGATACAAATTAACGGCAAGTTGCATAAACGCAGGAAAGGAGTCCCGCAAGGTTCTCCCTTAAGTCCTTTGCTCTCCAATATTCTGCTCAATGAGCTGGATAAAGAACTGGAAAAGCGAGGACACCGCTATGTAAGATATGCCGATGATTTTAGTATTTACGTTCGAAGTAAACCCGCTGCGAAACGCGTAGGTAATAGTATCTACAAATTTCTCCGGGACAAACTCCGGCTTCCAATCAATAGGGAGAAAAGTGGCATACGTAAACCTTTAACCTTTAAGGTATTGGGATTTGGTTTTGTACCAACCTACAAGAAAGGAGAAAAGGCCAAATACCAGCTTGTGGCAGAAGCGTCAAAATGGGAAATATTTAAGTCAAAACTTAAATATATTACCAAAAAGACAATTCCTGCAAGCTTTGAAGAACGTATCCACAGCATCAACTTATTGTTAAGGGGCTGGATCAATTACTTTAAACCGGCATCCATTCAGGGAAAGCTTAAGAAGCTGGAAGAATGGCTAAGGAATCGTTTACGGTATTGCATCTGGCATCACTGGAAAAAGCCCGAACGAAAACGGAAAAACCTTATTCGATTGGGTATTAATCCAGATCAAGCCTATGCCTGGAGTCGCACCCGAATGGGCGGCTGGGCTGTAGCCCAGAGTCCTATCTTGCGTACCACTATTACCATAAAACGCTTAAAAATGAAAGGTTATGTTGGTTTAATCGAATACTATAATCGATAA
- a CDS encoding AraC family transcriptional regulator — protein MKSVIIEPKNEVLKKYIQYFLFFKKTDNNILNYTTFPNNNLCLAIYKENAINYINHSKNNNCIITKGNKDFTSRFYGFHSEPFNVNINSSLDQICIIFHPSAIRAFICESYDDLMDSDNVLEYFYDISVNDLVQVFENNNFSNKADKLEQLFLTNLKYEVPDKIKEALYNIPEHNSDHFTVDTLAKNLSISTSTLFRLFKNYVGHNPKSYLKTLRFRSALNEILKEQSTLTRIGHFHNYHDQAHFINDFKSLSGHSPRELREIASVQQNNFTWIYNKK, from the coding sequence ATGAAGTCGGTAATTATAGAACCTAAGAATGAAGTATTAAAGAAGTACATCCAATATTTCTTATTTTTCAAAAAAACTGACAACAACATTCTAAACTATACTACATTCCCCAATAATAATCTTTGTCTTGCCATTTATAAAGAAAACGCTATAAATTATATCAACCATTCAAAAAACAATAATTGTATAATAACTAAGGGAAATAAAGACTTCACAAGCAGGTTTTACGGATTTCATAGCGAACCTTTCAATGTTAATATAAATTCTTCTCTTGATCAAATCTGTATTATTTTTCATCCTTCTGCTATAAGAGCATTCATTTGTGAATCCTATGACGACTTAATGGATTCGGATAATGTTTTAGAATATTTTTATGATATAAGTGTAAACGATTTAGTACAAGTATTTGAAAATAATAATTTTTCAAATAAAGCTGATAAGCTCGAACAACTATTTCTAACAAACTTAAAATATGAAGTGCCTGATAAAATAAAAGAAGCTTTGTATAATATACCGGAGCACAATAGTGACCATTTCACAGTTGACACATTAGCTAAAAACCTTAGCATAAGTACGTCAACATTGTTCCGTTTATTTAAAAATTATGTAGGACATAACCCTAAATCTTATTTGAAGACTTTACGCTTTAGAAGCGCTTTAAACGAAATTCTAAAGGAACAAAGTACGTTGACGAGAATAGGACACTTCCATAATTACCATGACCAAGCTCATTTTATCAATGACTTTAAATCCTTATCAGGTCATTCACCAAGGGAACTACGTGAAATAGCCTCAGTACAGCAAAATAATTTTACCTGGATTTATAATAAAAAATAA
- the ltrA gene encoding group II intron reverse transcriptase/maturase, translating into MIKELTSKKNLNQAFRQVYRNKGAAGIDNVQITGLQSILKAHGKQYARQIERGEYQVAPILGVEIPKSNGKKRLLGIPTVVDRVFQQALHQVLQPVFEPAFQNYSYGFRPNRNAHQAVAQSLENINSGYQNIVDIDLKSFFDEVAHDVLLDLIFKKVKCRATLKLLRSFLRAPIQINDKLHKRRKGVPQGSPLSPLLSNILLNELDKELEKRGHRYVRYADDFSIYVRSKPAAKRVGNSIYKFLRDKLRLPINREKSGIRKPLTFKVLGFGFVPTYKKGEKAKYQLVAEASKWEIFKSKLKYITKKTIPASFEERIHSINLLLRGWINYFKPASIQGKLKKLEEWLRNRLRYCIWHHWKKPERKRKNLIRLGINPDQAYAWSRTRMGGWAVAQSPILRTTITIKRLKMKGYVGLIEYYNR; encoded by the coding sequence ATGATTAAAGAATTAACAAGTAAAAAGAACCTAAACCAAGCCTTCCGTCAGGTGTATCGCAACAAAGGAGCAGCAGGTATAGATAACGTCCAAATAACAGGACTCCAATCTATTCTAAAAGCTCACGGTAAACAATACGCCCGGCAGATAGAACGAGGGGAATATCAGGTGGCTCCAATACTGGGAGTTGAAATACCAAAAAGCAACGGGAAGAAACGTTTACTCGGTATTCCCACGGTTGTCGACAGGGTATTTCAGCAAGCATTACATCAGGTTTTGCAACCAGTATTTGAGCCAGCCTTTCAAAATTATAGTTATGGATTCAGACCAAACCGCAATGCCCATCAAGCCGTTGCACAGAGCCTTGAAAATATCAATTCTGGCTACCAAAACATCGTCGATATTGATTTAAAGAGCTTCTTTGATGAAGTGGCCCACGATGTACTGTTAGACTTGATATTCAAAAAGGTAAAATGCCGGGCTACTTTAAAGTTATTGCGGTCATTTTTAAGAGCTCCGATACAAATTAACGACAAGTTGCATAAACGCAGGAAAGGAGTCCCGCAAGGTTCTCCCTTAAGTCCTTTGCTCTCCAATATTCTGCTCAATGAGCTGGATAAAGAACTGGAAAAGCGAGGACACCGCTATGTAAGATATGCCGATGATTTTAGTATTTACGTTCGAAGTAAACCCGCTGCGAAACGCGTAGGTAATAGTATCTACAAATTTCTCCGGGACAAACTCCGGCTTCCAATCAATAGGGAGAAAAGTGGCATACGTAAACCTTTAACCTTTAAGGTATTGGGATTTGGTTTTGTACCAACCTACAAGAAAGGAGAAAAGGCCAAATACCAGCTTGTGGCAGAAGCGTCAAAATGGGAAATATTTAAGTCAAAACTTAAATATATTACCAAAAAGACAATTCCTGCAAGCTTTGAAGAACGTATCCACAGCATCAACTTATTGTTAAGGGGCTGGATCAATTACTTTAAACCGGCATCCATTCAGGGAAAGCTTAAGAAGCTGGAAGAATGGCTAAGGAATCGTTTACGGTATTGCATCTGGCATCACTGGAAAAAGCCCGAACGAAAACGGAAAAACCTTATTCGATTGGGTATTAATCCAGATCAAGCCTATGCCTGGAGTCGCACCCGAATGGGCGGCTGGGCTGTAGCCCAGAGTCCTATCTTGCGTACCACTATTACCATAAAACGCTTAAAAATGAAAGGTTATGTTGGTTTAATCGAATACTATAATCGATAA
- a CDS encoding aspartate/glutamate racemase family protein, whose amino-acid sequence MKKIGLIGGMSWESSKVYYEIINEKVRTILGGFHSSKCVMESVDFSEIEKLQHKKDWNSLNRLMINCAKNLENAKADVIVLCTNTMHLCGEEIIKNIDIPFLHIAVATGGKIKEKKINKVLLLGTKFTMEEGFFRSILNNDFGIEVIIPKERDRKIVHKIIYEELVYGKILSSSKNEYQKIINNSVETGAQGVILGCTEIPLLIKGSDVNIPVFDTTRIHAESAVEFALQ is encoded by the coding sequence GTGAAAAAAATAGGGTTAATTGGAGGAATGAGCTGGGAATCTTCGAAAGTTTACTATGAAATAATTAACGAAAAAGTTCGTACAATTTTAGGAGGATTCCATTCATCTAAGTGTGTTATGGAGTCCGTTGATTTCTCAGAAATTGAAAAACTTCAACACAAAAAAGACTGGAATTCATTGAACAGGTTGATGATAAATTGTGCAAAGAATTTAGAGAATGCAAAAGCTGATGTTATTGTTTTATGTACTAATACAATGCATTTATGCGGCGAAGAAATTATAAAAAATATAGACATTCCCTTTTTACATATAGCAGTAGCAACAGGGGGAAAAATTAAAGAGAAGAAAATAAATAAGGTTTTATTACTTGGTACAAAATTTACAATGGAAGAGGGATTTTTCAGAAGCATATTAAATAATGATTTTGGAATTGAAGTAATTATACCAAAGGAAAGAGATAGAAAGATTGTACATAAGATTATATATGAAGAACTCGTTTATGGGAAAATATTATCCTCATCAAAAAATGAGTATCAGAAAATAATTAATAATTCTGTTGAAACTGGAGCTCAAGGAGTAATTTTAGGGTGTACAGAAATCCCTTTATTAATCAAAGGTAGCGATGTAAATATTCCAGTTTTTGATACGACAAGAATTCACGCTGAAAGTGCTGTAGAATTTGCTTTACAATAG
- a CDS encoding S41 family peptidase, with amino-acid sequence MIFTIVWTMNILFLFSKIDIMKRFLIVISLFVVSSGFSQKNCSCEKALDNLITKIESDYPGFEEKTKDSLVYSSLKRQLARESKNIDNSRCIDVLKKYTSYFKDGHIWILPNEQRKPIENKQTEELDVDISNFKKRVGKTSDSLEGIWENENYTIGIKKTDQDEYTGFIISSNSTNWKPKQIKFKLIGEKEVNYYASDHSLHKVNYKLFEDYILHINLFKANFVKQDAGYNLDSAKIKKAIDKLDGFYFEKLTKKTSLIRLSSFNYPYIDRIEKLIVDNENLFQNSENLIIDIRNNGGGTDAAYQTLLPFLSSGPIRSIGTKLLSTEGLIEGVSKYRNELVEKDADANEEKIKELDLKIQLYRKNLGKYIENVDGAITIDTIEVVKNSPKQIVILADKMVGSAAENFLLKTKQSKKVKVLGTPTSGVLDYANAYFFKFGCENYKLLLPTYKSLRLPDYPIDNIGVQPDIYLDNSIEDWLQFTVDYLEN; translated from the coding sequence ATGATTTTTACAATTGTTTGGACGATGAATATTCTTTTTTTGTTCTCAAAAATAGATATAATGAAACGGTTTCTGATTGTAATAAGTTTGTTTGTTGTAAGCTCAGGATTTAGTCAAAAAAACTGCTCTTGTGAAAAAGCTCTTGATAATTTAATTACCAAAATTGAAAGTGACTATCCGGGATTTGAAGAAAAAACTAAAGATTCACTGGTTTATAGCAGCTTAAAGAGACAATTAGCAAGAGAATCTAAAAATATTGATAACTCACGCTGTATTGACGTTTTAAAAAAATATACATCTTATTTTAAAGACGGTCATATTTGGATTCTACCAAATGAACAAAGAAAACCAATAGAAAATAAACAGACTGAAGAATTAGATGTAGATATTTCTAATTTTAAAAAAAGGGTTGGCAAAACAAGTGATAGTTTAGAGGGAATTTGGGAAAATGAAAATTATACGATTGGTATAAAAAAAACAGACCAAGACGAATACACCGGATTTATAATTTCTAGCAATAGTACCAATTGGAAACCAAAACAAATTAAATTTAAACTAATTGGCGAAAAAGAGGTAAATTATTATGCGTCAGACCATTCATTACATAAAGTCAATTATAAATTGTTTGAAGATTATATTCTTCACATTAACCTTTTTAAGGCAAATTTCGTTAAACAAGATGCAGGGTACAATTTGGATTCTGCAAAAATAAAAAAGGCAATTGACAAATTAGATGGCTTTTACTTTGAAAAATTGACAAAAAAAACATCCCTTATAAGGCTGTCAAGTTTCAATTATCCATATATCGATCGGATTGAAAAATTAATAGTTGATAATGAAAATCTATTTCAAAACAGTGAAAATCTGATTATTGATATTAGGAATAATGGCGGTGGAACAGACGCAGCATACCAAACGCTACTTCCCTTTTTAAGTTCAGGCCCAATAAGGAGTATTGGCACAAAACTTTTATCTACAGAAGGTCTCATTGAAGGAGTTTCAAAGTATAGGAATGAACTAGTGGAAAAGGATGCAGATGCAAATGAGGAGAAAATCAAAGAATTAGATTTAAAAATTCAGCTGTACAGGAAAAATTTGGGTAAATATATTGAAAACGTGGATGGAGCAATAACAATTGATACAATAGAAGTAGTAAAAAATAGTCCAAAACAAATTGTTATTCTTGCCGATAAAATGGTAGGAAGTGCGGCAGAAAATTTTTTGTTAAAAACCAAGCAAAGTAAAAAGGTAAAAGTTTTGGGGACTCCGACTTCTGGTGTATTAGATTATGCCAATGCTTATTTCTTCAAATTTGGTTGTGAGAACTACAAATTGTTGTTACCAACATATAAATCATTGAGGCTGCCAGATTATCCAATAGATAACATAGGGGTACAGCCAGATATATATCTGGATAACTCCATTGAAGATTGGTTACAATTTACAGTAGATTATCTTGAAAACTAA